One genomic window of Mucilaginibacter sp. SJ includes the following:
- a CDS encoding Crp/Fnr family transcriptional regulator encodes MFQNINNYAARSVSLTAEETALFNEILEYRKIPKKTRLLTAGSVCNFEAYVNKGCIREYIIDENGAEVTLQFAVEDWWVSDLASFQDQSPAHMNIETLEDCELLILTRDSKERLLTEVPKLERMFRLMLQRHLTVVQKRLYKTIATTAMEKYLGFINRYPGIPQRVPQHYIASYLGISPEFLSKLRARNLKK; translated from the coding sequence ATGTTTCAAAACATCAATAATTACGCGGCACGGTCAGTTAGTTTAACTGCAGAGGAAACAGCCCTTTTTAATGAGATATTGGAATACCGGAAAATCCCTAAAAAAACCCGTCTGCTCACAGCCGGCAGCGTCTGCAATTTTGAAGCCTACGTAAACAAGGGCTGCATCCGCGAATATATTATTGACGAAAACGGCGCAGAAGTGACCCTGCAATTCGCGGTTGAAGACTGGTGGGTAAGCGATCTGGCCAGTTTTCAGGATCAAAGCCCTGCCCATATGAATATTGAAACCCTGGAAGATTGTGAGCTGCTCATCCTTACCCGCGACTCAAAAGAGCGACTCCTAACTGAAGTGCCCAAGCTTGAGCGCATGTTCAGGCTCATGCTACAAAGGCATTTGACCGTAGTTCAAAAACGGCTGTATAAAACCATAGCTACCACCGCTATGGAAAAATACCTGGGGTTTATTAATCGTTACCCCGGCATTCCACAAAGGGTGCCACAGCATTATATAGCTTCCTATCTGGGTATTTCGCCCGAGTTTTTGAGTAAATTAAGGGCCAGGAATTTGAAGAAGTGA
- a CDS encoding M56 family metallopeptidase, producing the protein MYLLLNSNIISQSLIQAFSWMLIHSLWQGLLLSVVSAVVMLLTKKASAAIRYNLVLVQFLLFVGACLFTFAWEWSKHPQQNMVQFGNAIGGRASALLNLNADGIRNFANTCIGYFTTNAPMVVLLWFVFFLFRSVKMMGGLMFIHTAKHRQISEPVGYWKSRVELLCEKLQLKRAVRLLESGFVKMPMVIGHLKPVILIPAGLLSGLPPEQVEAVLLHELAHIRRYDYIVNFLQTVAETIFFFNPGLLWISSLLRDERENCCDDIALAQTKNKREFIQALISFKEHSLYGASYAVAFPGKKNQLLQRVSRILGNKIKTVTAGERAFLIGGVIIFSAIIATAAIAQIRKINYPESSNNHTYKQEQHAASFAGSQSAVIVKRADRPKYSKRKYIANVLKPVRANENMVAANANPVSPQEQLERDALAAKQRAEQENRPTFDKAQFNREQEQVKRDQEHAKIDQEQARRDQEQAMRDQAQAKLDQEQAERDQVQAKRDQEQAVKDQAQVSNQKNSTYKE; encoded by the coding sequence ATGTACCTGCTCCTTAACTCCAACATCATTTCCCAAAGCCTGATACAGGCGTTTAGCTGGATGCTGATCCATTCACTATGGCAGGGTTTGTTGTTGTCGGTGGTGAGCGCGGTGGTGATGCTGCTCACCAAAAAAGCAAGCGCGGCAATAAGGTACAACCTGGTGCTTGTACAGTTTTTACTATTTGTTGGCGCCTGTCTGTTCACTTTTGCCTGGGAGTGGAGCAAGCATCCGCAGCAAAATATGGTACAGTTTGGTAATGCCATAGGGGGCAGGGCATCGGCTTTATTAAATCTTAATGCCGATGGGATCCGGAATTTTGCCAATACCTGTATCGGGTATTTTACAACCAACGCACCAATGGTTGTATTGCTATGGTTTGTATTTTTCCTGTTCCGCTCGGTAAAGATGATGGGCGGGCTCATGTTTATCCATACCGCTAAACACAGGCAGATATCCGAACCGGTTGGTTACTGGAAAAGCAGGGTTGAGCTGCTTTGCGAAAAGCTGCAATTGAAACGGGCTGTACGGCTATTAGAGTCGGGTTTTGTAAAAATGCCGATGGTTATAGGGCATCTGAAGCCGGTTATCCTGATCCCGGCAGGTTTGCTGTCAGGTTTGCCGCCCGAACAAGTTGAAGCGGTATTGCTGCATGAACTGGCCCACATCCGCAGGTATGATTATATCGTTAACTTTTTACAAACCGTAGCCGAAACCATATTTTTCTTCAATCCCGGTTTATTATGGATCTCGTCCCTGCTTCGTGATGAGCGGGAAAACTGTTGCGACGATATTGCCCTCGCCCAAACAAAAAATAAACGTGAGTTTATACAGGCATTGATCAGTTTTAAAGAACATTCGCTTTACGGCGCGAGTTATGCAGTTGCATTTCCCGGCAAAAAAAATCAGCTGCTGCAAAGGGTAAGCCGCATCCTGGGGAATAAGATCAAGACAGTAACTGCTGGTGAGAGGGCGTTTTTGATAGGCGGTGTTATCATCTTTTCTGCTATTATAGCCACCGCTGCCATTGCACAGATCAGGAAAATTAATTATCCGGAAAGCAGTAATAATCATACATATAAACAGGAACAACACGCAGCTTCATTTGCCGGCAGCCAATCTGCAGTAATTGTTAAGCGGGCAGATAGGCCTAAATATTCAAAACGTAAATACATTGCCAATGTTCTGAAACCTGTCCGTGCCAATGAAAATATGGTTGCAGCTAACGCTAATCCGGTGTCTCCGCAGGAGCAGCTTGAGCGCGACGCATTGGCGGCGAAGCAGCGAGCCGAACAGGAAAACCGGCCGACTTTTGATAAAGCGCAGTTTAACCGGGAACAGGAACAAGTCAAACGCGACCAGGAGCACGCTAAAATAGACCAGGAACAGGCGCGCCGCGATCAGGAACAGGCCATGCGCGATCAGGCGCAGGCTAAACTTGACCAGGAACAGGCCGAAAGAGATCAGGTACAAGCTAAGCGCGATCAGGAGCAGGCGGTAAAAGATCAGGCGCAGGTAAGTAATCAAAAAAACAGCACCTATAAGGAGTAA
- a CDS encoding BlaI/MecI/CopY family transcriptional regulator, producing the protein MSLFKKGIPADVTPTKTEMDVLRVLWQYGPSTVRFVHDKLNEQKEAVIYTSTLKLMQVMKEKGMLERDETNMKHIYSAAVEESKVKGNMLGRFVDSMYNGSPSDLMVALLGNDKTSAEELKKIKELLKNMDDQ; encoded by the coding sequence ATGAGTTTGTTTAAAAAGGGTATTCCTGCTGATGTAACGCCTACCAAAACCGAAATGGATGTATTGCGGGTGTTATGGCAGTACGGTCCGTCGACAGTGCGGTTTGTGCATGATAAGCTTAATGAACAAAAGGAAGCGGTAATTTACACCAGTACCCTTAAGCTAATGCAGGTAATGAAAGAGAAGGGGATGCTTGAGCGTGACGAAACCAATATGAAGCACATTTACAGCGCGGCCGTTGAGGAAAGTAAGGTGAAGGGTAATATGCTTGGTCGTTTTGTTGATTCAATGTATAACGGTTCGCCGAGCGATTTGATGGTAGCCCTGTTGGGTAACGACAAAACATCGGCCGAAGAACTCAAAAAAATAAAAGAGCTGCTCAAAAACATGGACGATCAATAA